The following proteins are encoded in a genomic region of Chaetodon auriga isolate fChaAug3 chromosome 8, fChaAug3.hap1, whole genome shotgun sequence:
- the themis2 gene encoding protein THEMIS2 — protein MAGMTTLPLQQFIASLDNTCLPKILQVCSGVYFQGSIYEISGSEVCFSTGDLIKVISTELLSVCCEDISNNKKFELPISHTGLFKVVPEEMPYSTVEEMVSLRPVGLESCLPFTFTSHTKMTFDNFTLGAGKALTVLSIERREGEEDQVRCHVQGQQETSAEVCIPLSCHGEFFECESEECFTLREIMSSPSLRTRRFRFINTTKCECPLVLTPVYQVHAIMSMRKNVLKFPSSLEVDVADVTELCKDVHFVTPLSLTEVHSRPDESFPAVVEILEGPETRSLFKCSWLPELSKSGHLVFHKTGTSAMILLSSLKTRKAQQYFLVSQQYGGRFRRRPREFNSVYELYVASIQAPGLMVSVTRNCEEVEEEGLPALSVGEQLVVVSCKRMELPCESSVGEKQSVEALLCQRLQEPGDDDDDDDDEEEVKQEDEREEIFLPLYMQGHFVEVLPDNKKYSLRDLGKAFSLPLDIKVVSRDSELEADPLVGFACLRIEGAMLEPTIQASFPHRPDHCFEIPTQWLSMSVSFTKDPLPWPSGQPPKCHVDKVTEVTDAFFYEFRKKENSDTAAPPRPPKRNLSSSKSCKKTAKSSKKSSKADKSKHRPNKSVPTEELANLTLNTKRRPPAPPPPAISNDQPPPVVPRKHSGAEMTTGKALPNTYVAMEDSKKKVPLCSVAADVDSDHDYETVDETLVTMMKVAQENVMFY, from the exons ATGGCAGGCATGACTACTTTGCCACTTCAGCAGTTCATTGCATCATTGGACAACACTTGTCTGCCAAAAATTCTGCAAGTGTGCTCTGGAGTGTATTTCCAAG GGTCTATATATGAAATTTCAGGgagtgaagtgtgtttttctaCTGGGGATCTGATAAAGGTCATTAGCACTGAGCTCCTGTCAGTTTGCTGTGAAGACATCAGCAACAATAAGAAGTTTGAGCTGCCTATCAGCCACACAG GCTTGTTCAAGGTTGTTCCAGAGGAGATGCCGTACAGTACAGTTGAGGAAATGGTGAGCCTGAGGCCTGTGGGCCTGGAGTCCTGCCTTCCCTTCACTTTCACCAGCCACACCAAGATGACCTTTGACAATTTCACACTGGGGGCCGGGAAAGCTTTGACGGTGCTCTCCATCGAGCGGCGCGAGGGTGAGGAGGATCAGGTGCGCTGCCATGTTCAAGGACAACAGGAGACCTCTGCGGAAGTGTGTATCCCACTTTCTTGCCATGGGGAGTTCTTCGAGTGTGAGAGTGAGGAGTGCTTCACTCTGCGGGAGATCATGTCCTCGCCCAGCCTGCGCACGCGAAGGTTTCGCTTCATCAACACCACCAAGTGTGAATGTCCCCTTGTCCTCACTCCAGTGTACCAGGTCCACGCCATCATGAGCA TGAGGAAGAATGTACTGAAGTTTCCGTCCAGCTTAGAGGTGGATGTGGCTGATGTCACCGAGCTGTGTAAGGATGTGCATTTTGTGACCCCACTCAGTCTGACAGAGGTCCACTCCAGGCCAGATGAATCCTTCCCTGCAGTCGTGGAGATATTGGAAGGCCCAGAGACCCGCTCTCTGTTCAAGTGTAGCTGGTTGCCAGAACTTAGCAAGAGTGGCCACCTGGTTTTCCACAAGACAGGAACCTCAGCCATGATTTTATTATCCAGCTTAAAGACGCGAAAGGCACAGCAGTACTTCCTGGTTTCTCAGCAATATGGTGGACGATTTCGGAGGCGGCCCAGAGAGTTTAATTCAGTGTATGAGCTGTATGTTGCTTCAATCCAGGCACCAGGTCTGATGGTCAGTGTCACAAGGAACTGTGAGGAAGTCGAGGAGGAGGGCCTGCCCGCTCTCAGTGTGGGCGAACAGCTGGTGGTTGTTTCCTGCAAAAGGATGGAGTTGCCTTGTGAAAGCAGCGTAGGAGAGAAGCAGTCTGTCGAGGCTCTTCTGTGTCAGCGACTCCAAGAGCctggggatgatgatgatgatgatgatgatgaagaggaggtcaagcaggaggatgagagagaggagatttttctgcctctgtacATGCAGGGTCACTTTGTGGAGGTGCTCCCTGATAACAAGAAGTACAGTCTCAGGGACCTGGGTAAGGCATTTAGTTTGCCGCTGGATATTAAAGTGGTGAGCCGTGATAGTGAACTGGAGGCTGATCCACTTGTAGGGTTTGCGTGTCTCAGAATAGAGGGTGCTATGTTGGAGCCCACCATCCAGGCAAGCTTTCCACACAGACCAGACCACTGTTTCGAGATCCCGACCCAGTGGCTTTCTATGTCTGTCTCTTTTACCAAGGACCCCCTGCCATGGCCCAGCGGCCAACCACCTAAGTGCCATGTGGACAAAGTTACTGAGGTGACAGACGCGTTCTTTTATGAATTTCGCAAAAAGGAGAACTCAGACACAGCCGCTCCTCCCCGACCACCAAAGAGAAATCTGTCATCTTCAAAGTCttgcaaaaaaacagcaaaatcctCAAAGAAATCGTCTAAGGCAGATAAGTCCAAACATCGACCAAACAAAAGCGTCCCGACTGAGGAGTTAGCCAACTTGACTTTGAATACCAAACGAAGGCCCccagctccaccacctcca GCCATTTCGAATGATCAGCCTCCACCAGTCGTACCCCGAAAGCATTCAGGGGCTGAAATGACAACAGGCAAGGCTCTGCCAAACACTTATGTGGCAATGGAGGACTCGAAGAAAAAAG TGCCGCTGTGCAGTGTCGCAGCAGATGTGGACAGCGACCATGACTATGAGACTGTGGATGAAACTTTGGTGACAATGATGAAGGTGGCACAGGAGAATGTGATGTTCTACTAA
- the ppp1r8b gene encoding protein phosphatase 1, regulatory subunit 8b has protein sequence MATKTSKEGPPPFDCPSWAGKPPPGLHLDVMKGDKLMEKLIIDEKKYYLFGRNPDWCDFTIDHQSCSRVHAALVYHKHLKRLFLIDLNSTHGTFLGHIRLEAHKPQQVPIDSTISFGASTRTYTIREKPQTQGTTGTGDSKMGEDEELKGLLGLPEEETELENLTEFNTAHNKRISLLTIEEGNLEIQRPKRKRRNSRVTFNEEDSIINPEDIDPSVGRFRNMVQTAVIPIKKRRSEGQNTLGLDDLTSKRIHGYSLGGGLYGDLPPTSHENQPTGAPGGAAMQGGLPLPFPNPAPEVDLAPEAPQPPVTLNPTPVTAPYLPETHNEPRKKKYAKEAWPGKKPTPSLLI, from the exons ATGGCGACTAAAACAAGCAAAGAGGGTCCACCTCCTTTTGATTGTCCATCATG GGCAGGCAAGCCGCCCCCGGGGCTCCATCTAGACGTGATGAAGGGAGACAAACTGATGGAG AAACTGATCATAGATGAAAAGAAGTACTACCTGTTTGGGAGGAACCCTGACTGGTGTGACTTCACCATTGACCATCAGTCATGCTCTCGTGTCCATGCTGCCCTGGTCTACCACAAACACCTGAAAAGGCTCTTTCTCATAGACCTCAACAGCA CACACGGTACTTTCCTTGGACACATCCGTCTGGAGGCACACAAGCCTCAGCAGGTTCCCATTGACTCAACAATATCTTTTGGGGCCTCAACGCGGACCTACACCATCAGAGAGAAACCCCAAACCCAAGGCACCACTGGCACAGGAGACAGTAAGAtgggagaggatgaggagctgaAAGGACTGCTTGGACTtccagaggaagagacagagctggag AATTTAACAGAGTTCAACACAGCTCACAACAAGCGTATCTCCCTTCTGACCATTGAGGAGGGCAACCTGGAAATCCAGAGGCCTAAGAGGAAACGGAGGAACTCCAGGGTTACCTTCAATGAGGAGGACTCCATCATTAACCCAG AGGATATAGATCCCTCAGTAGGACGCTTTAGAAATATGGTGCAGACTGCTGTCATCCCCATCAAG AAACGCAGATCAGAAGGCCAAAACACTTTGGGCCTTGATGACCTGACTTCAAAACGTATCCATGGCTACAGCTTGGGTGGTGGTCTCTATGGGGACTTGCCTCCCACCAGTCATGAGAACCAGCCGACTGGAGCACCAGGAGGTGCCGCTATGCAGGGAGGACTTCCTCTGCCCTTCCCCAATCCAGCACCAGAGGTGGATCTGGCCCCAGAGGCTCCCCAGCCCCCTGTCACCCTCAACCCCACCCCTGTTACAGCCCCTTATCTACCAGAGACCCACAACGAGCCACGCAAAAAGAAGTATGCCAAAGAAGCTTGGCCGGGCAAGAAACCCACCCCTTCACTACTCATCTAA
- the LOC143324140 gene encoding cytochrome P450 4B1-like isoform X6, whose translation MGLTEDFVKLQSGWPRVHHLFALLCLAAVVYKLIVLLGKRRDAFRDFDVFPGPPSHWLFGHAKEFIDLDMLVKWGQEYPYAYPIWIGPFLSFLSIHHPDYVKTLLATTEPKDNLSYRFIESWIGDGLLVSEGQKWFRHRRLLTPGFHYDVLKPYTKLMSDSAKTMLDKWERYADTNKSFELFEHVSLMTLDSILKCGFSYNSNCQTEGGTNAYIKAVYELSDLINLRFRTFPYHNDFIFYLSPHGFRYRKACRIAHSHTEEVIRKRKEALKEEKELDRIRAKRNLDFLDILLFAKDEKQQGLSDEDLRAEVDTFMFEGHDTTASGLSFILYSLACHPEHQKICRDEIMQVLEGKDTMEWEDLSKLPYTTMCIKESLRLYPPVPRISRIITKPITFFDGRTLPAGNLIGTSVYGIHRNAAVWENPEVFDPLRFLPENASKRSPHAFVPFSAGPRNCIGQNFAMNELKVATALTLKKYELIEDTTHKPKITAQVVLRSINGIHIKIKSVDPQA comes from the exons ATGGGGTTAACTGAGGACTTCGTGAAACTGCAGTCGGGCTGGCCTCGTGTGCATCACTTGTTTGCGCTGCTTTGTCTCGCTGCTGTCGTCTATAAGTTAATTGTCTTGCTCGGCAAAAGAAGGGACGCATTTCGAGACTTTGATGTTTTCCCAGGACCACCCAGCCACTGGCTTTTTGGACATGCAAAGGAG TTTATAGACTTGGACATGTTGGTGAAATGGGGACAGGAGTACCCTTATGCTTACCCAATATGGATTggtccttttctttctttcctctccattCACCATCCAGATTATGTGAAAACCTTACTGGCAACGACAG AGCCAAAAGATAATCTGTCATATAGGTTTATTGAGTCCTGGATTG GGGATGGCTTACTGGTGTCAGAAGGCCAGAAGTGGTTTCGTCACAGAAGGCTCTTGACCCCAGGTTTCCATTATGATGTTCTGAAACCATACACGAAACTGATGTCAGATTCTGCTAAAACTATGTTG GATAAATGGGAACGTTATGCAGATACCAACAAGTCCTTTGAATTGTTTGAGCATGTCAGCCTGATGACACTGGacagcattttgaaatgtgGCTTCAGCTACAACAGCAACTGTCAGACCGAGGG TGGAACAAATGCATACATCAAAGCAGTGTATGAGCTCAGTGATCTGATTAACCTGCGGTTCAGGACATTTCCATACCACAACGACTTCATTTTCTACCTCAGCCCACATGGCTTCAGATACAGAAAAGCATGCAGGATCGCTCACAGTCATACAG AGGAAGTcataagaaagaggaaagaggcactcaaggaagagaaggagctgGACCGCATACGGGCCAAGAGAAACTTGGACTTTCTGGACATCCTTCTCTTTGCAAAA GATGAGAAGCAGCAGGGTCTGTCAGATGAAGATCTACGAGCAGAAGTGGACACCTTCATGTTTGAGGGCCATGACACCACCGCCAGTGgcctctctttcatcctctACTCTCTGGCCTGCCACCCAGAACACCAGAAGATTTGCAGGGATGAGATCATGCAAGTCCTGGAGGGCAAGGACACCATGGAGTG GGAGGACCTCAGTAAACTTCCATACACTACAATGTGCATAAAGGAATCCCTCCGTCTTTACCCTCCTGTACCAAGAATATCCAGAATTATCACCAAACCCATTACTTTTTTTGACGGAAGGACTCTGCCAGCAg GTAATCTCATCGGAACAAGTGTGTATGGGATTCACAGGAATGCAGCTGTCTGGGAAAACCCTGAA GTCTTTGACCCATTGCGTTTCCTACCAGAGAATGCTTCCAAGAGGTCACCTCATGCATTTGTGCCTTTCTCTGCTGGGCCAAG AAACTGCATTGGTCAGAACTTTGCcatgaatgagctgaaagtgGCGACAGCCCTGACACTGAAGAAGTACGAGCTGATAGAAGACACCACTCACAAACCCAAGATAACTGCTCAGGTGGTGCTTCGCTCAATCAATGGCATCCACATCAAGATCAAATCTGTTGATCCACAAGCATAA